From a single Anaerolineae bacterium genomic region:
- a CDS encoding transcriptional regulator, whose amino-acid sequence MTELRWDWGTAYDFFASLYVLHHPQDFGLRRAWAAGVRARLSEEARRTLEILTRAFPLPLPWVAHLPAPKNAATALAALEAYPPAQRLPRLFRAPDVPQEALAVYERVARQAAWDEEDLTRLQQALADLPQPPRKAALVQRLDAWAHAATFGIALVQALQEYHRAFFVEEEERLVPLLQEALHTAQVQAAQLALHDLLIHLTQGVRLPEAETVTRLTLAPSFWLAPLVVFRRTGEGEGLLIFGARPPGTALIPGEEVPDALLRGLRALADPTRLRILRYLSERPHTPSQLARRLRLRPPTVVHHLHALRLAGLVYLSLEDGERRYAARREQIAALWAQLEAFFRQDPADGAPLSAEE is encoded by the coding sequence ATGACCGAACTGCGCTGGGATTGGGGTACGGCCTACGACTTCTTCGCCAGCCTGTATGTGCTGCATCACCCGCAGGATTTCGGCCTGCGGCGGGCCTGGGCAGCGGGCGTGCGGGCCCGCCTCTCGGAGGAGGCCCGACGCACGCTGGAAATCCTCACCCGGGCGTTTCCCTTGCCCTTGCCGTGGGTGGCCCATCTGCCTGCGCCGAAGAACGCGGCCACCGCGCTGGCCGCTCTGGAGGCCTATCCCCCAGCCCAGCGGTTGCCTCGTCTCTTCCGCGCGCCCGATGTGCCCCAAGAAGCGCTGGCCGTCTATGAGCGGGTGGCCCGCCAGGCTGCCTGGGACGAAGAGGACCTGACGCGCCTGCAACAGGCCCTGGCCGACCTGCCCCAGCCGCCGCGCAAAGCCGCCCTGGTCCAGCGCCTGGACGCCTGGGCCCACGCAGCCACCTTTGGCATTGCCTTGGTGCAGGCTCTCCAGGAGTACCATCGAGCCTTTTTCGTCGAAGAGGAAGAGCGGCTGGTGCCTTTGCTTCAGGAGGCGTTGCACACCGCCCAGGTTCAGGCGGCCCAACTGGCCCTGCATGACCTGTTGATCCATCTGACCCAGGGTGTGCGGCTGCCGGAGGCCGAAACGGTCACCCGCCTGACCCTGGCTCCCTCGTTCTGGCTGGCCCCTCTGGTGGTCTTTCGGCGCACAGGCGAGGGAGAAGGGCTGCTTATCTTCGGCGCACGACCTCCGGGCACCGCCCTCATCCCCGGAGAAGAGGTCCCCGACGCGCTGCTCCGCGGCCTGCGGGCCCTGGCCGACCCCACCCGGCTGCGCATCCTGCGCTATCTGAGCGAGCGCCCGCACACCCCCAGCCAACTGGCGCGGCGGCTGCGTTTGCGCCCCCCCACGGTGGTGCACCACCTGCACGCCCTGCGCCTGGCCGGGCTGGTGTACCTGAGTCTGGAGGACGGCGAGCGGCGCTATGCCGCCCGGCGGGAGCAAATCGCGGCCCTGTGGGCCCAACTGGAAGCCTTTTTCCGCCAAGACCCGGCCGATGGCGCGCCCCTTTCTGCCGAGGAATAG
- a CDS encoding MFS transporter, with product MTNALLPRVRRGLALYAARLRAFRPNARLYLLSVILTGASMGVFRLLFNFYVVSLGYDKALVGQLITTSSFAALVATLPMGYLADSLGRKPSLLIGTGTVSVAVLGMVLWPAPGTLYAMSALSGVAQSLLGVTMAPFLMENSDEEERTYLFSFSSGLQMASAFVGNWIGGYLPTWIAAWQGVAPTAALAYAGALVGVALLSLTGLLPLLWIREQRLPHAERSLFAPFAYAAKKPRLLTKLILPMLLTSIGAGLIMPFMNLFFREVHHQPDPVIGNLFAWGSLAMGVGLLIAPPIADRIGKIPLVVITQGLSIPFLVLLGFSPWFWVSAAAYFVRLALMNMSGPVYQTFVMEHVEASARATVASLVSLSWNFGWAFSPMISGWLQERYGFGPSFLGTITLYSLSVYLYWRFFWGEERPTSVPAPIEQPHPLSGAD from the coding sequence ATGACGAACGCTTTGCTACCGCGAGTGCGTCGCGGGCTGGCCCTCTACGCCGCCCGCCTGCGCGCCTTTCGCCCCAACGCCCGCCTGTACCTGCTCAGCGTGATCCTGACAGGCGCTTCTATGGGCGTCTTTCGGCTGTTGTTTAACTTCTATGTGGTCAGCCTGGGCTACGACAAGGCCTTGGTGGGCCAACTCATCACCACCAGCAGTTTCGCGGCGCTGGTGGCCACCTTGCCCATGGGCTACCTGGCCGACTCCTTGGGGCGCAAGCCTTCCCTGTTGATCGGCACCGGCACGGTATCCGTGGCCGTGCTGGGCATGGTGCTCTGGCCCGCTCCGGGCACTCTGTACGCCATGAGCGCCCTCTCGGGCGTCGCCCAAAGCCTGCTGGGCGTCACCATGGCCCCCTTTCTCATGGAAAACAGCGACGAAGAGGAACGCACCTACCTCTTCAGTTTCAGTTCCGGCCTGCAAATGGCCTCCGCCTTCGTGGGCAACTGGATAGGGGGCTACCTCCCCACCTGGATCGCGGCCTGGCAAGGTGTGGCGCCCACCGCCGCGCTGGCCTATGCCGGGGCGCTGGTGGGCGTGGCCTTGCTTTCGCTCACCGGCCTGTTGCCTCTGCTCTGGATTCGGGAGCAACGCCTGCCGCACGCGGAGCGTTCGCTTTTCGCGCCCTTTGCTTACGCGGCCAAAAAGCCCCGCCTGTTGACCAAACTCATCCTGCCCATGCTGCTCACCTCCATCGGCGCCGGGCTGATCATGCCCTTCATGAACCTTTTCTTCCGCGAAGTGCACCACCAGCCCGACCCGGTCATCGGCAACCTGTTCGCCTGGGGCTCCTTAGCCATGGGCGTGGGGCTACTCATCGCCCCGCCCATCGCTGACCGCATCGGCAAAATCCCCCTGGTGGTGATCACCCAGGGGCTCTCCATCCCCTTCCTGGTGCTGCTGGGCTTCTCCCCCTGGTTCTGGGTCAGCGCAGCGGCCTACTTCGTGCGCCTGGCCCTGATGAACATGAGCGGGCCGGTGTATCAGACCTTTGTCATGGAGCATGTGGAAGCCAGCGCCCGCGCCACGGTGGCCAGCCTGGTCAGCCTCTCCTGGAACTTCGGCTGGGCCTTTAGCCCCATGATTTCCGGCTGGCTGCAAGAGCGCTACGGCTTCGGCCCTTCCTTCTTGGGCACCATCACTCTGTACTCCCTTTCGGTGTACCTTTACTGGCGCTTCTTCTGGGGCGAGGAAAGGCCCACGTCCGTCCCGGCCCCCATCGAACAACCGCATCCCTTGTCCGGAGCCGACTGA
- a CDS encoding MFS transporter, whose amino-acid sequence MSPTVRRLLREYLERLRAFQPNARWYLLSVAATGLSMGVFRLLFNFYALSVGFPLKSLGLFVAATNLTALLLMLPLGYLSGLIGSKPALYGRTIALGAGLFVTVIAPGWATFLLGNALIGVAQAFSRVVQAPFLMENSSQRERAYLFRFSSGIRMGAFFIGNTVGGFLPSWIAAARGVAATSGPAYAGALGITAAIAWLGVIPVLFIRPPQRPPSAQRGNGFTPLVMVTRHPKTFFRLLLPATLISFGAGLFVPFFNVFYRLKYHLSDPAIGQLFAWGSLAMGVGLIIAPPIADRLGKIQLVALTQGLSIPFMALLGFAPWFPLSAAAYLARLTLMNMSNPLYDAFVMERIPAEARSVMAALQGAIWSLGRLISPPISSWWQDRWGFGPVFLVAMALYAVAVAFYGLFFLREKPTPPGSGPLPEVRPNGILGNGT is encoded by the coding sequence ATGTCTCCCACCGTACGACGCCTTCTGCGCGAATACCTGGAACGCCTGCGCGCCTTTCAGCCCAACGCCCGGTGGTATTTGCTCAGCGTGGCGGCCACCGGGCTCAGCATGGGCGTGTTCCGCCTGCTGTTCAACTTCTACGCCCTCAGCGTGGGGTTCCCTCTGAAATCCCTGGGCCTCTTTGTGGCAGCGACCAACCTCACCGCACTGCTCCTCATGCTGCCTTTGGGGTACCTGTCGGGCCTCATCGGCAGCAAACCGGCGCTCTATGGCCGCACCATCGCTTTGGGGGCCGGACTGTTCGTCACCGTGATCGCCCCGGGCTGGGCGACCTTTCTCTTAGGCAACGCGCTCATCGGCGTGGCGCAGGCCTTCTCGCGGGTAGTCCAGGCCCCCTTCCTCATGGAAAACAGCAGCCAGCGGGAACGGGCCTACCTGTTCCGTTTCAGTTCCGGCATCCGCATGGGGGCTTTCTTCATCGGCAACACGGTGGGGGGCTTCCTGCCCTCGTGGATCGCTGCGGCGCGCGGCGTGGCGGCCACCAGCGGCCCCGCCTACGCCGGCGCGCTGGGCATCACCGCGGCCATCGCCTGGCTGGGCGTGATCCCCGTGCTCTTCATCCGCCCGCCCCAACGCCCGCCTTCGGCCCAACGGGGCAACGGATTCACCCCTCTGGTCATGGTGACGCGCCACCCCAAAACCTTCTTCCGTCTGCTCCTGCCGGCCACGCTGATCTCCTTCGGCGCCGGGCTGTTCGTCCCCTTCTTCAATGTGTTCTACCGCCTCAAGTATCACCTCTCCGACCCGGCCATCGGGCAACTTTTCGCCTGGGGCTCCTTAGCCATGGGCGTCGGCCTGATCATCGCCCCGCCCATCGCCGATCGCTTGGGCAAAATTCAACTGGTGGCCCTGACCCAGGGCCTCTCCATCCCCTTCATGGCCCTGTTGGGCTTCGCCCCCTGGTTCCCCCTGAGCGCGGCGGCCTATCTGGCCCGGCTGACCCTGATGAACATGAGCAACCCGCTCTACGACGCCTTCGTGATGGAACGCATTCCCGCCGAAGCCCGCAGCGTGATGGCGGCATTGCAGGGAGCCATCTGGAGTCTGGGGCGGCTCATCAGCCCGCCCATCAGCAGTTGGTGGCAGGACAGGTGGGGCTTTGGGCCGGTGTTCCTGGTGGCCATGGCCCTCTACGCCGTGGCGGTGGCCTTCTACGGACTGTTCTTCCTCCGGGAGAAGCCAACCCCTCCGGGGTCAGGGCCGCTCCCCGAGGTCCGGCCCAACGGGATCCTGGGGAACGGCACCTGA